One Methylophilus sp. TWE2 DNA segment encodes these proteins:
- a CDS encoding DUF58 domain-containing protein: MIPANAQPFFYQVPWRSGSVHSGEHLGIQRGPGDEFSKHVSLVDYPDARRLDLRQTLRDPYEQVQVRVFKQEASTPLYAVCDLSSSMQFQGQASKLETVQAVAASIACSAHENSDLFGMVSYDHAVIPHLSQAPGHHAHQSFDTIAQLAGFRNTHKDSQGIVEATGWLGQQKGLVFWISDFHFSLSLIERGLNGMSNHQVIPVVLWDPQEYQRLPRFGFGNLQDPETGLQRTIFFRQAIRNQFAEQFEQRKQALDQLFARFDIRPLYVAGHFEAGLLSDYFEQLIH, encoded by the coding sequence ATGATTCCGGCTAACGCGCAGCCGTTTTTTTACCAGGTACCCTGGCGATCCGGTAGTGTGCATTCCGGGGAGCACTTGGGTATACAGCGTGGCCCTGGCGATGAATTCAGCAAGCATGTGTCGCTGGTGGATTACCCGGATGCCAGGCGCCTGGATTTGCGTCAGACTTTGCGTGACCCTTATGAACAGGTACAAGTGCGCGTGTTCAAGCAAGAAGCCTCGACGCCGCTGTATGCCGTATGTGATTTATCCAGCTCGATGCAGTTTCAGGGACAGGCCAGCAAGCTCGAGACCGTGCAGGCCGTGGCAGCTTCGATTGCCTGCTCTGCGCATGAAAACAGCGACCTCTTTGGCATGGTGAGTTATGACCATGCCGTGATTCCCCACCTGAGCCAGGCACCTGGTCATCATGCGCATCAGTCTTTTGACACCATTGCCCAGCTGGCCGGATTTCGTAACACGCACAAGGATAGTCAGGGCATAGTAGAAGCCACCGGATGGTTGGGGCAGCAAAAAGGCCTGGTGTTCTGGATATCGGATTTTCATTTTTCACTGAGTTTAATCGAGCGCGGACTCAACGGCATGTCGAATCACCAGGTGATCCCGGTGGTGTTATGGGATCCGCAGGAGTACCAGCGCTTGCCACGCTTTGGGTTTGGCAATTTGCAGGATCCGGAAACAGGCCTGCAAAGAACCATCTTTTTCCGCCAGGCGATCCGTAACCAGTTTGCCGAACAGTTTGAACAACGCAAACAGGCACTCGATCAATTGTTTGCACGCTTTGATATCCGGCCTTTGTATGTTGCTGGCCATTTTGAGGCTGGCTTGCTGTCGGATTATTTTGAACAACTTATTCACTAG
- a CDS encoding VWA domain-containing protein, with protein MHWLHPWFLLLLPVAAVPFLLKSRHAQAYSWLEMVPDDPFSERIHLMVKAATALLLLCLVLALASPQGDSHEEQKVGKGAQSVFVIDRSVSMDHPFAGQATGGHAAEIKSAAARRLITAFIDSRPDDMMGVVGFTNSALYGMKITTNRDGIHAAIQAATGPALNQTNIGAGITNAVTLFENIPSTGSRAIVLLSDGAGKLSPRVKYQIRKQLVGKKLNLYWIVLREPDDISIFNGNQYDDDHLPEAIALDRFFQSLNIKYKAFEADNATALESALREIDAKEKNVIQYGVIIPGHDYAKDLIVVALLLGLGLIFIKQIKVY; from the coding sequence ATGCATTGGTTACACCCTTGGTTTTTGCTGTTACTCCCTGTGGCAGCCGTTCCTTTCCTGCTGAAAAGCCGGCATGCGCAAGCCTATTCTTGGCTGGAGATGGTGCCTGACGATCCATTTTCTGAGCGTATCCATTTAATGGTAAAAGCCGCGACGGCCTTATTGCTATTGTGCCTGGTGCTGGCGCTGGCGAGCCCGCAAGGCGATAGCCATGAGGAACAGAAAGTTGGTAAGGGTGCACAAAGCGTGTTTGTGATTGATCGTAGTGTCAGTATGGATCACCCGTTTGCCGGGCAAGCAACAGGCGGCCATGCAGCAGAAATCAAGTCAGCTGCGGCCAGGCGCCTGATTACCGCATTTATCGATTCGCGGCCAGATGACATGATGGGCGTGGTTGGTTTCACCAACTCAGCTTTATATGGCATGAAAATCACGACCAACCGTGATGGTATTCATGCGGCTATTCAGGCCGCGACCGGACCGGCACTCAACCAGACCAATATTGGCGCGGGCATTACCAACGCTGTCACCTTGTTTGAAAACATTCCAAGTACCGGATCGCGGGCGATTGTATTGTTGTCGGACGGCGCCGGTAAATTAAGCCCACGCGTCAAATACCAGATCCGTAAACAGCTGGTGGGTAAGAAACTGAATTTGTATTGGATTGTGCTGCGTGAGCCGGATGACATCAGTATTTTTAATGGCAATCAATATGACGATGACCACTTGCCTGAAGCGATTGCGCTGGATCGATTTTTTCAATCTCTCAATATCAAGTACAAGGCATTTGAGGCGGATAACGCAACCGCGCTGGAATCTGCTTTGCGCGAAATTGATGCCAAGGAAAAGAATGTGATCCAGTATGGGGTCATCATTCCTGGCCATGACTACGCCAAAGACCTGATCGTCGTCGCTTTGTTGCTAGGGTTGGGTCTGATATTTATTAAACAGATAAAGGTGTACTAA
- a CDS encoding VWA domain-containing protein, whose translation MKWMTWLKQRYEPVCYGLALVLLLLALVKPEIQLRQQVQHYLLIADISQSMNAEDESLNQKAVSRLAYSQYLMKQLVHKSPCGTYFSLGIFASDNIAMLQTPLEVCKNLDVISDGIDHLEWRMAWKGNSRLSFAVHAATHVYDALNQPAQMLFFTDGDEAPRVNVTIKQDLSGVQIGEFFTFIGVGGPQKIAIPRYNSANKPVGYWPVSDNNNAGAVGVTYADPSQDEPDPPVAYAEYDRMLSQLEEDYLKSLAGEFKGSYLKGADTEAFYRTLSDKPRTASFVTDYPLRAIYLVAALLLILATYVPDIRFRRLAEEA comes from the coding sequence ATGAAGTGGATGACATGGTTAAAGCAACGCTACGAACCGGTATGCTATGGGCTTGCCTTGGTGTTGTTGCTTCTTGCCTTGGTGAAACCGGAGATCCAGCTCAGACAACAGGTGCAGCATTATTTGCTGATTGCCGATATTTCACAAAGCATGAACGCTGAAGATGAAAGCCTGAACCAGAAGGCGGTCAGCCGTTTGGCCTATAGCCAGTATTTGATGAAACAGCTGGTGCACAAATCACCCTGCGGGACGTATTTCAGCCTGGGGATTTTTGCCTCGGATAATATCGCCATGCTGCAAACGCCGCTGGAAGTCTGCAAAAACCTGGACGTGATCAGTGATGGCATCGATCACCTGGAATGGCGCATGGCATGGAAAGGTAACAGCCGCCTGAGTTTTGCCGTGCATGCAGCCACGCATGTATACGACGCGCTTAACCAGCCAGCACAGATGCTGTTTTTTACCGATGGTGACGAAGCGCCTCGCGTGAATGTCACCATCAAACAGGACCTGAGTGGTGTGCAGATTGGTGAGTTTTTCACCTTTATTGGCGTTGGCGGCCCACAAAAAATAGCAATTCCACGCTATAACTCAGCGAATAAACCGGTGGGGTATTGGCCGGTCAGCGACAATAACAATGCAGGTGCGGTTGGCGTGACTTATGCCGATCCTAGCCAGGACGAACCTGACCCACCTGTCGCCTACGCCGAGTATGACCGCATGCTATCGCAACTGGAAGAGGACTACCTGAAATCGCTGGCTGGTGAGTTTAAGGGTAGCTACCTCAAAGGGGCAGACACTGAAGCGTTTTACCGCACGCTGTCAGACAAACCACGCACAGCCAGTTTTGTCACGGATTATCCGTTGCGCGCCATTTATCTGGTGGCGGCCTTGTTGTTGATCCTGGCGACTTATGTGCCGGATATCCGTTTCCGTCGGCTGGCTGAAGAAGCTTAA
- a CDS encoding metallophosphoesterase, giving the protein MRPLRFLIISTSLVGLLHYYIGARLLNQMPWPPAIYWSGWALLALSALLQPVALLARGFRNAWLRDTVSWVAMTVMGLFSSLLVFTVLRDVLLLLVAGLHAMQFMTIDFAVLEKNTALMVLGATLMITVAGFIQARKLAKVVNVTVPLRNLPQSLHGFRIVQISDIHVGPTIKQGYLSRIVQEVNSLEADLVAITGDLVDGRVHELSSHTKPLAELTARHGSFFVTGNHEYYSGALDWIRELDRLGVRVLLNEHVQLAHDGATLVVAGVTDYSAGSFYDDHQSDPRAAIAGAPNDAPKILLAHQPRSAEAAESAGFDLQLSGHTHGGQFWPWKYFVPLQQPYVAGLHKLQDLWVYVSRGTGYWGPPIRFGAPSEITCLTLVPLD; this is encoded by the coding sequence ATGCGCCCTCTTCGCTTTTTAATCATCAGCACCTCGCTGGTAGGTCTTTTGCATTATTACATCGGCGCCCGCTTGCTTAACCAGATGCCATGGCCACCAGCCATCTATTGGTCAGGGTGGGCATTACTGGCCTTATCGGCGCTTTTACAGCCCGTCGCCTTGCTGGCACGAGGCTTCCGCAACGCATGGTTAAGGGATACGGTCAGCTGGGTAGCGATGACCGTCATGGGCCTGTTTTCATCGCTGCTGGTATTCACTGTTTTACGTGATGTATTGTTACTGCTGGTGGCGGGCCTGCATGCCATGCAGTTCATGACTATTGATTTCGCCGTACTTGAAAAAAATACTGCTCTGATGGTGCTTGGCGCAACGTTGATGATCACCGTGGCTGGATTTATTCAGGCACGCAAACTGGCGAAGGTAGTGAATGTGACCGTACCACTGCGCAACCTGCCGCAAAGCCTGCATGGCTTCCGTATTGTGCAAATCAGCGATATTCACGTTGGGCCTACCATCAAGCAAGGTTATTTATCGCGCATTGTGCAAGAGGTCAATTCGCTGGAAGCCGATCTGGTCGCCATTACCGGAGACCTGGTCGATGGCCGTGTACACGAATTGTCGTCACACACCAAACCACTGGCCGAACTGACCGCGCGTCACGGTAGTTTTTTTGTCACCGGCAATCATGAATACTACTCGGGAGCGCTCGACTGGATACGCGAACTGGACCGACTGGGTGTGCGTGTGCTGCTGAATGAGCATGTACAACTTGCCCATGATGGCGCCACTTTAGTGGTAGCCGGGGTGACGGACTATAGCGCAGGCAGTTTTTACGATGATCACCAGAGTGATCCGCGCGCAGCCATTGCTGGCGCACCCAATGATGCGCCCAAAATCCTGCTGGCGCATCAACCCCGCAGCGCAGAGGCGGCTGAATCTGCCGGATTCGACCTGCAACTCTCAGGCCATACCCACGGCGGCCAGTTCTGGCCGTGGAAATACTTTGTGCCGCTGCAGCAACCTTATGTGGCTGGCCTGCATAAACTGCAAGACCTATGGGTGTATGTCAGCCGCGGCACAGGTTACTGGGGGCCACCTATCCGCTTCGGCGCCCCCTCAGAGATTACGTGTTTAACCCTGGTCCCACTCGATTAA
- a CDS encoding zinc dependent phospholipase C family protein, with amino-acid sequence MSLRTMMIILLLVLALPSEAHAWGLYSHVAYTHQWLQALPLLPLPWLGVMRRYPTLVMAGACLPDLAVVSRTFSHSHGWGMGQQLLQTKNERQLALGIGYNIHLLTDVVAHQHFVPTFEAKWRHHSVLTHAAAEWAMDAYLHQPDMLAPGKLLRIHRKTIVETLSPAWQCEANIVHKAVSRLAGADQALRLSRIPQYLLHRYRRLDNEFEHKLAYYRDQVTLALHDLPQLINGNFPSLHAEHINLGMEQLDDWRRKCLQDARLRPTRAISAFEQYQHQWFNQPDC; translated from the coding sequence ATGTCACTTCGCACAATGATGATCATACTGTTATTGGTCCTGGCATTGCCCAGTGAGGCACATGCCTGGGGATTGTATTCACATGTCGCTTATACCCACCAGTGGCTACAAGCACTGCCGCTATTGCCTTTGCCCTGGCTGGGGGTGATGCGGCGATATCCGACCTTGGTCATGGCGGGGGCTTGCCTGCCAGACCTGGCAGTGGTGTCGCGGACATTTAGCCATAGCCACGGCTGGGGCATGGGCCAGCAGTTGTTGCAGACCAAAAATGAACGCCAATTGGCGCTGGGCATCGGTTATAACATCCACCTGCTCACCGACGTGGTTGCCCACCAGCATTTTGTCCCAACCTTTGAAGCCAAATGGCGGCATCACAGCGTACTCACACACGCCGCTGCCGAATGGGCCATGGATGCCTATTTGCATCAGCCTGACATGCTTGCACCAGGCAAACTGTTGCGCATACACCGTAAAACGATTGTCGAGACGCTGTCGCCCGCCTGGCAATGCGAGGCCAATATTGTGCACAAAGCGGTTTCAAGGCTGGCCGGGGCCGATCAGGCCCTGCGCCTGTCGCGCATTCCGCAATACCTGCTGCACCGTTACCGCAGGCTGGATAACGAGTTTGAACACAAACTGGCTTATTACCGTGACCAGGTCACCTTGGCGCTGCATGACTTGCCTCAGCTGATCAATGGCAACTTTCCATCCTTGCATGCCGAACATATCAACCTGGGCATGGAGCAACTGGACGACTGGCGCCGGAAATGCCTGCAAGATGCGCGTCTGCGGCCGACGCGCGCCATCAGTGCTTTTGAACAGTATCAGCACCAATGGTTTAACCAGCCAGACTGCTAG
- a CDS encoding glycosyltransferase produces MKILMISDVYFPRVNGVSTSIRTFAESLREQGHVVHLIAPLYPAQEGQPLTADESWITRIDARKIVFDPEDYLMKWSALMAYVDSLHPGDYDLVHIHTPFIAHYAGLKIAKRLQVPAMETYHTFFEDYMHHYLPWVPRKWAVRIAQTVSRKQCQQVDTVVSPSAQMKDVLQQYGVTTPITVIPTGLDASRFVTGDGAAFREKYGIPPQRPLLLFVGRVAHEKNIQFLLEMLSLVIQDHPEVLLVITGEGPAEGMLKKMARDNGLQSHVIFLGYLDRAVGLNAAYQAADIFVFASKSETQGLVLLEAMAQATPVVAIAELGTASILRQGQGALIAQDDEVHFAEQVQTLLIDHQLRDRVGKQGRRYVEQVWSSDAQANKLQACYERLMLTHMPMAASAVA; encoded by the coding sequence ATGAAAATTTTGATGATTTCAGATGTGTACTTCCCCCGCGTCAATGGTGTTTCCACTAGCATCCGCACCTTTGCAGAAAGCTTGCGTGAACAGGGACATGTCGTACACCTGATCGCCCCTTTATATCCTGCGCAAGAAGGCCAGCCACTGACTGCTGATGAAAGCTGGATCACGCGCATAGATGCACGCAAGATAGTGTTCGATCCCGAAGACTATTTGATGAAATGGTCTGCCTTGATGGCCTATGTGGATAGCCTGCACCCTGGCGATTATGACCTGGTACATATCCACACCCCTTTTATTGCCCATTATGCCGGACTCAAAATTGCCAAACGGTTGCAGGTGCCTGCCATGGAAACCTACCACACGTTTTTTGAAGATTACATGCATCATTATTTGCCCTGGGTGCCACGCAAATGGGCGGTGCGTATTGCACAAACCGTTTCCCGCAAGCAATGCCAGCAGGTAGATACCGTGGTATCGCCCTCGGCCCAAATGAAAGATGTCTTACAACAGTATGGCGTGACAACACCCATCACGGTGATTCCTACAGGGCTTGATGCTTCACGCTTTGTGACAGGCGATGGCGCGGCTTTTCGTGAGAAATATGGTATTCCGCCACAGCGTCCTTTGTTGTTGTTTGTGGGGCGCGTGGCGCATGAAAAAAATATCCAGTTCCTGCTCGAAATGTTATCACTGGTGATTCAGGATCATCCTGAAGTACTGCTGGTGATTACGGGAGAAGGCCCGGCCGAAGGCATGCTCAAGAAAATGGCGCGCGATAACGGTTTGCAATCGCATGTCATCTTCCTCGGTTATCTGGATCGTGCCGTGGGCCTCAATGCGGCTTATCAGGCCGCTGATATTTTTGTGTTTGCTTCCAAAAGCGAAACCCAAGGCCTGGTCTTGCTCGAAGCCATGGCGCAAGCCACGCCCGTGGTGGCAATTGCCGAGCTTGGCACGGCGTCGATTTTGCGCCAGGGCCAGGGGGCGCTCATCGCACAAGATGATGAGGTACATTTTGCCGAGCAGGTACAAACCCTGCTGATAGACCATCAACTGCGTGATCGCGTCGGCAAACAAGGCAGGCGCTATGTCGAACAGGTCTGGTCCAGTGATGCCCAAGCAAACAAGCTCCAGGCTTGTTATGAGCGGTTAATGTTGACCCATATGCCAATGGCCGCATCAGCAGTTGCCTGA
- a CDS encoding DUF1330 domain-containing protein — MAAFLIADVLVKNDEWVPEYAKHVHLIAEKHGGKYLSRSANIDVLEGKPLENTLIALIQFPNKEAAVAFANDPEYAPYSKARQEGTESRFQLIDDTDVAGSIPYLPK, encoded by the coding sequence ATGGCAGCGTTTCTAATTGCAGATGTTCTAGTTAAAAATGATGAATGGGTGCCTGAATATGCAAAGCATGTTCACCTGATTGCTGAAAAACATGGTGGGAAGTATTTAAGTCGCAGTGCCAATATTGATGTGCTTGAGGGTAAGCCATTGGAAAACACATTGATTGCGTTGATCCAGTTTCCGAACAAAGAAGCAGCAGTCGCGTTTGCGAATGATCCAGAATACGCCCCTTACTCCAAAGCTAGACAAGAGGGTACAGAAAGCCGTTTTCAGCTGATAGATGACACAGATGTTGCAGGTAGCATCCCTTATCTTCCTAAATAA
- the pstB gene encoding phosphate ABC transporter ATP-binding protein PstB, which translates to MATVTTAIKAEARDLNFFYSNGARALKGISMPLYENKITALIGPSGCGKSTFLRCFNRMHDLYPGNKYQGQIVMHPDNTNVLDTGVDPIEVRMRISMVFQKPNPFPKSIYENVAYGLRVRGENNKRIMDDKVEEALKGAALWNEVKDRLHDLAFNLSGGQQQRLCIARALATDPEIMLFDEPTSALDPIATANIEELMVELRSKLTILVVTHNMQQAARVSDYTAYMYLGELIEYDDTDKIFTNPGRKETEDYITGKFG; encoded by the coding sequence ATGGCCACTGTCACAACTGCAATAAAAGCCGAAGCTCGCGATTTAAACTTCTTCTACAGCAACGGCGCCCGTGCCCTCAAAGGCATTTCCATGCCCTTGTATGAAAACAAGATCACGGCACTGATCGGCCCTTCTGGCTGCGGAAAATCTACTTTCCTGCGCTGCTTTAACCGTATGCATGACCTGTACCCAGGCAACAAATATCAGGGCCAAATTGTGATGCATCCTGACAACACCAATGTGCTGGATACTGGCGTAGACCCGATTGAAGTACGTATGCGCATCAGCATGGTGTTCCAGAAACCTAACCCGTTTCCAAAGTCCATCTATGAAAACGTGGCTTACGGTTTACGCGTACGTGGTGAAAACAACAAACGCATCATGGATGACAAGGTTGAAGAAGCGCTGAAAGGCGCGGCTTTATGGAACGAAGTCAAAGATCGTCTGCACGACCTGGCATTTAACCTCTCTGGCGGCCAGCAACAACGGTTGTGTATTGCCCGCGCACTGGCAACCGACCCAGAAATTATGCTGTTTGACGAGCCAACCTCTGCGTTGGACCCGATTGCCACGGCCAATATCGAAGAGTTAATGGTAGAACTGCGCAGCAAACTGACCATCCTCGTCGTCACCCACAACATGCAGCAAGCCGCGCGTGTGTCTGATTACACTGCTTATATGTACTTGGGTGAATTAATTGAGTACGATGACACCGACAAAATTTTTACCAATCCGGGCCGTAAAGAAACCGAAGATTACATTACCGGCAAGTTTGGTTAA
- the pstA gene encoding phosphate ABC transporter permease PstA: MEHKASVLENLADVRAMIKRHKRNDTLFAAIGLLCLMFGLVTLMLLFWQLIADGYPKFNIDFLTEFPSRRAGRAGLLSAWVGSLLVMAVTFLTAVPVGVAAGLYLEEYAPKNWFTDLIEINVSNLAGVPSIIYGLLALGLFVYMLDFGQSILTAGLTLGLLILPIVIVSTREAIRAIPVSIREAAYGVGATKWQVVYDHVFKYSYGGILTGIIIGMARALGETAPIITIGALTFIAFLPPSPITTEPPFLNFEWLSSGFTVMPIQMFNWLSRPDHAFHVNAAATGALIIIVTLLMNGTAIWLRYKIRKNIKW; the protein is encoded by the coding sequence ATGGAACATAAAGCTTCTGTCCTCGAAAACCTGGCCGACGTACGTGCCATGATCAAACGCCACAAGCGCAATGACACACTGTTTGCGGCAATTGGTCTGCTGTGCCTGATGTTTGGACTTGTCACGCTGATGTTGCTGTTTTGGCAACTGATTGCTGATGGTTACCCAAAATTCAATATCGATTTTCTGACTGAATTCCCTTCGCGCCGCGCAGGTCGTGCTGGTTTGCTGTCAGCCTGGGTAGGCTCTTTGCTCGTGATGGCGGTGACCTTCCTGACTGCGGTGCCTGTTGGCGTTGCCGCAGGGTTGTACCTTGAAGAATATGCCCCAAAAAACTGGTTTACTGACCTGATTGAAATCAACGTCTCCAACTTGGCTGGCGTACCTTCCATCATTTACGGTTTGCTGGCGTTAGGCTTGTTCGTGTATATGCTGGATTTCGGCCAGAGCATACTGACTGCAGGTTTAACCTTAGGTCTGCTCATTTTGCCGATTGTGATTGTATCGACCCGTGAAGCCATCCGCGCCATTCCGGTCTCTATTCGCGAAGCGGCTTATGGCGTCGGCGCAACCAAATGGCAAGTGGTGTATGACCACGTGTTCAAATACTCTTACGGCGGCATACTGACAGGTATTATTATCGGTATGGCACGTGCCCTGGGTGAAACCGCACCTATCATCACTATTGGCGCATTGACGTTTATCGCCTTTTTGCCACCCAGCCCGATTACAACTGAGCCACCCTTCCTCAACTTTGAATGGTTGTCATCCGGGTTTACCGTGATGCCAATCCAGATGTTTAACTGGTTGTCCCGCCCTGACCATGCCTTTCATGTCAATGCGGCGGCCACCGGCGCCCTCATTATCATCGTTACGCTGTTAATGAACGGCACAGCGATCTGGTTACGCTACAAAATTCGTAAAAATATTAAATGGTAA
- the pstC gene encoding phosphate ABC transporter permease subunit PstC: MQAPAQLTISPRLAKNIRRNVKERMIELILMLAALVAVATTFAIVGVLLYESLSFFKTVSVVDFFTDTQWTPLFEDAHYGIMPLVSGTLTTSAIALAVAVPIGTIAAIFLSEFASHKTRETVKPILELLVGVPTVVFGYFALFFVTPLLQTLYPELPSFNMLSAGIVMGIMIIPYIASMSEDAMRAVPMSMREGSYAMGATRFQTAIKVVTPAAVSGIVAAYILAISRAVGETMVVAIAAGQQPNLTFNPLESAATITAYIVQVAMGDLPHGSIGYQSIFAAGLVLMAMTLSFNIVGHWVRKKYRESY, from the coding sequence ATGCAAGCACCTGCGCAACTGACCATCAGCCCCAGACTGGCGAAAAATATTCGCCGGAATGTGAAAGAACGGATGATTGAACTGATACTGATGTTGGCAGCCTTGGTGGCCGTGGCAACCACTTTTGCCATTGTCGGGGTATTGTTGTATGAATCGCTGAGCTTTTTCAAAACGGTTTCCGTCGTAGACTTTTTCACAGATACTCAATGGACACCACTATTTGAAGATGCACATTACGGCATCATGCCGTTGGTTTCAGGGACGTTGACAACCTCTGCGATTGCACTGGCAGTCGCTGTGCCGATTGGCACCATTGCAGCGATTTTCCTGTCGGAATTCGCTTCACACAAAACCCGAGAAACAGTCAAACCTATTCTGGAATTACTCGTTGGCGTACCAACAGTGGTCTTTGGTTACTTTGCATTGTTTTTTGTCACTCCATTGCTGCAAACCCTTTACCCAGAGCTGCCTAGTTTCAATATGCTTAGTGCGGGCATTGTGATGGGCATCATGATTATTCCATACATCGCCTCCATGTCTGAGGATGCCATGCGTGCTGTGCCAATGAGTATGCGCGAAGGTTCTTACGCCATGGGCGCTACCCGCTTTCAGACGGCGATTAAAGTGGTGACCCCGGCCGCTGTTTCAGGGATTGTCGCGGCGTATATCCTGGCGATTTCACGTGCCGTAGGTGAAACCATGGTGGTCGCGATTGCTGCTGGTCAGCAACCCAACCTGACCTTTAATCCGTTGGAAAGCGCAGCCACCATCACCGCATATATCGTACAAGTGGCGATGGGTGACTTGCCGCACGGTAGCATCGGTTACCAAAGTATTTTTGCCGCAGGCCTGGTATTAATGGCGATGACCTTGTCATTCAATATTGTTGGCCACTGGGTCCGTAAAAAATACCGTGAAAGCTACTAA
- a CDS encoding PstS family phosphate ABC transporter substrate-binding protein, with the protein MKTSLFRNTLMAALIAQAFTFAHTAAAADKIIKIDGSSTVYPITEAVAEEFQRAKGVKVTVGESGTGGGFKKFCRGETDISDASRPISQKEMDACKEGGVQFIELPIAYDALTVVVNGKNDWVKQITVAELKKIWEPGSKVKNWKEVNATYPDKPLNLYGPGTASGTFDYFTEAVNGKAKSSRTDYTPSEDDNVLVQGVSGNAGGLAYFGLAYYLENTDKLKAVPIVAKEGAKPVLPSEATVMDGTYQPLSRPLFIYVNATAAAFKPEVKAFVNYYLENAPELVKEVKYVPLPKADYTAVKEHFKAMKPGTGFNGTSEVGIKITDLLSRIK; encoded by the coding sequence ATGAAAACCAGTTTGTTCCGCAACACTTTGATGGCCGCCCTGATCGCTCAGGCATTCACCTTTGCGCATACCGCAGCGGCTGCGGACAAAATCATCAAGATCGATGGCTCCAGTACGGTTTACCCTATTACCGAAGCTGTGGCAGAAGAGTTTCAACGTGCCAAAGGCGTGAAAGTGACTGTTGGTGAATCCGGGACTGGCGGCGGCTTTAAGAAATTCTGCCGTGGCGAGACGGATATTTCTGATGCTTCCCGCCCTATCTCTCAGAAAGAAATGGATGCATGTAAAGAAGGCGGCGTACAGTTCATTGAACTGCCTATCGCTTACGATGCCTTGACCGTTGTCGTGAACGGTAAAAATGACTGGGTAAAACAGATTACCGTCGCCGAATTGAAAAAAATCTGGGAGCCAGGCTCAAAAGTTAAAAACTGGAAAGAAGTGAATGCCACTTATCCAGATAAACCATTAAACCTGTATGGTCCAGGGACTGCCTCTGGTACCTTTGACTACTTTACCGAAGCGGTGAACGGCAAAGCCAAGTCCAGCCGTACAGACTACACTCCTTCTGAAGATGATAACGTACTGGTACAAGGTGTATCAGGCAACGCAGGTGGCTTGGCTTACTTCGGCCTGGCATACTACCTGGAAAATACTGACAAGCTGAAAGCGGTCCCTATCGTTGCTAAAGAAGGTGCAAAACCAGTGTTGCCATCCGAAGCGACGGTGATGGATGGTACCTATCAACCGCTCTCCCGCCCTCTGTTCATTTACGTCAACGCTACCGCGGCTGCTTTCAAGCCAGAAGTGAAAGCGTTTGTGAATTACTACCTGGAAAACGCGCCAGAACTGGTTAAGGAAGTGAAATACGTGCCACTGCCAAAAGCAGATTACACTGCAGTAAAAGAGCACTTCAAAGCCATGAAACCGGGCACGGGCTTCAACGGTACCTCAGAAGTCGGCATCAAGATCACCGACTTGTTGTCCCGAATCAAGTAA